The genomic DNA CCTGATCCTCACTCAGGCGCAGATGCAGGACAGCATGACGGTGTCCGATGCGGTGAATGTCATGGACGATCAGCAACGTGCCGGCGTCAAGGTATTCTATGCGTTTCGGGAAGCGCTGGTGCAGTCACCCACCTTTCAGCGGCTCGAAGAGGATTTCAGGATACACGGCGCTGCCGAAGACATGAATACGGCGATGTTCGATCGGGAAATTTTGATCTTCTCGCAAACCTACGGCACGGTCCCGCTCGGCATGGTCGGCACGCCCACGCCCATCACCATGATCAATCGGCTTCAGATTTCATGGAAACCGGAGATGATCCGGGACCTGGATCCGGCCCCGCTGTTCGATATGACCCGCTATGTGTTCGAGTATGAGGGGGTCGGTTCATTCCGGGAACAGCTGGCCCGGTTCACGCGGTCGATGCGGGAGCTTCCCCGCCGAGCCGTCTAGCAGGCTGCGGAACAACTCGATTGTCGTGCAATACGGTGTGATCAACTCGTGTGCCGTGTCGGTATCAGCATCATCCGCAGGATGCGCATAAAGGCCGTCCCCTCGTCCGTTGTTCGTGAAACGTCGTTCGTCTCTCGGCCTCAGAAAAGAGCGTATGGCATAGAGCGCATAGCCTATGGTCAGAAATCGGGAGTGGGCGTCCGTACTCTCAGCTATACGCCACCAGCCATACGCTCTGACCCTGACGAGATACGCTTCACGATTCACGGGTGTCGCGCATCCTGCTAGAGTCACGCCCGCCGCATCCATCCGATATCACCCCACATGACCGACGGCCGTATCGTGCCGCAGGCCGAGCCATGCGCTCACCCATAGTGGGCTGCGGGCGTTCAGACCTGAAACGCAAGGTCTCTCCCGCCGGCCTTCTCTCCGCCGCCCCCTCACGAATCTCCCTTATGAGGATCGACTTCACCCGCACGAAAAAACTTTTCGAGGCAGGAGTATTTTAATTCGAGACATGTTATAAGCAGTTCCTTCGCAGGTAAGACTCTCCAAAGAGATACGTATCGCGCGGCTGTCTCATTGTCGCACAGGTACGGTTCTCCCGAGGAGAGGCACATGGGCGCAACAAGAGACATCGCGCGGATGCAAGGGCAATGAGGGTGGTCTGGATTGTTGCGGGCAGGGGGACAGCCACGCTGTGCCCCGTCATCAAGAAAGAGGGGAGGCCTTGATGGCTGGCGTGAAGAAGTCGGTGGGGCAGGAAGCAGGAATGACGACGTCGGCTGGTGCGGGTGGGGCTGTGTCGGGTGGCTCATCCCATCCTCGGAAGCACTGGCAATTGCTACGGCGATGGCGTCGCACATTTGCGAGTGTGACGGCTCTTCTATTGCTTGGCGCGCTGGCATTGCCGGCCTATTCGCAGACCGGCTCGCAACTCGGTCCGTTGCCCCCGAAATTGCCCCAATTGCCTGTCGTCCCGCCTCCCGCGCAGCCTCCCGCTATTGAGGTGCCGGCACCCCGCCCCCCAAGTGCGCTCGATCAGGCGGCGAAGGGGCCCAAGATCATGGTCAAGGATATCCGGCTGGTCGGCAATACCGCCTTTACGTCGCAACGGCTTTCTGAAATCACCACTCCCTACACGAATCGAGAGTTGACGGCGGAAGATTTAGAATCGTTGCGCCTCGCCCTCACCTCTTATTACGTCAACCACGGCTATTTGACCTCCGGTGCGGTGGTGCCAGAGCAGGATGTCGCGGACGGCACCCTGACCATGCAGATCATCGAAGGAAAAATTACGCAGGTCAACGTCGAGGATACCAAGTGGTTCCGGCCCTCCTATTTTCAGAGCCGCGTCAATTTGGCGGCCGGCCCTCCGCTGCATGTGGAAGCGCTCCAGGAACGGTTGCGCGTGATCCAGGCCAACCCCCGCATCGAACGGATCAATGCCGAATTGTTGCCGGGCGCCGCCATTGCAGAAAGTACGCTGAATATGAAAGTGAAGGAAGCCAACCCGCTCAAGGCCTGGTTGGAATTCAACAACTATCAGTCTCCCGTGGTCGGCGCGGAGCAAGGCTTCGTGACGTTGGCGCATCAGAACCTGCTGGGCTTCGGCGATACGCTGAGTTTGCAATACGGGCGGTCGGCCGGGGTGAACCCGATGCTCAACTTTAAATACGAAATTCCGGTAGGCCCGCGTGACACCACCGTCGCGTTGCAATATCGCCGGTTCGATTTCGGGGTTGAGGAAGCGCCGTTCGATGCGTTGGATATCAAGAATAAGGCTCAGATTTTCGGGCTGTCGGTCAGACATCCCGTCATCCGGACGGCCGACCAGGAGCTGGCCTTTTCCCTCACGGGCGAACATGCCCGGAATGAAAGTACGTTGGGCGGGAATCCGTTCGAGCTCATCACCGGGTCGCCGAACGGGAAGTTCCGCGTGACCTCGCTCCGCTTCGGTCAGGAATATGCCCGGCGTTCTGCCGATCAGGTGATTTCTCTGTTATCACGTTTCTCCGTCGGTGTCGGAGCGATGGGGGCGACTGCCAATGGTGATCCGAATCTGCCGGATGCCCGTTTCTTCTCTTGGTTGGGCGAAGCCCAATGGATCCGCCAGCTCCCCTTGTGGCGGACGCAATTGGTGAGTCGAGGCGTGGTGCAATTGTCCAACGACCACCTGTTCCCCCTCGAACAGATTGCGGTCGGTGGCCGGTACAGCGTGCGTGGCTATCGGGAGTTCACGTTGATTCGTGACAATGCCGCCATGTTGTCGATTGAGGCGCGGGTTCCGGTATATACGACGAAGGCCGGTGTGGATTCAGTCTTTCTCGCGCCCTTTTTCGATTTGGGGCATGGCTGGCAAACGACGGCCCAGACGCCCGGTACCCCCCCGAAAACATTGGCGAGTCTGGGTGCCGGCGTCATCTGGAATTTTTGGCGCGGGAGTCATTTCGAACTCTATTATGGAAAACAGTTGAAGCGGTACGATACCGACCGCAACAACCTGCAGGATCACGGCATCCATCTGCAGCTGGTGGTTGAGGCGTTCTAGGGGCGAATGGCCAGGGCCGATGGATGGTGTCCTACATGTGTCGTCTCACGGAGTAAGGGGTTATGCGTGTTGAAGTTGTGCACCGTTTAGGGTAAGAGAGGAGGCCTTCCTCTCTTATCACACGAGGAGAATTACCATGACGTGTCGCCCCGCAGGTCTGCCGCTGTTCATTCATGGGTTGCTCGCCGTCCTGATGCTTCTGGGCCATACGGGGTCGATCGCCTACGGACAGGCCACGAACATCGTCGCGACCCCCTCCGGGCCTGGCGGTCTGGGTACATCTCTGAGCACTTCGGGCAATACCACGAACATTACCGGCGGAACCAGACCGGGAAGCGGTCCGAACCTCTTTCACAGCTTCAATCAATTCTCCGTCGGCACGGGGGATGTGGCGGCATTCGTGAATCCCGGCGGCGTGTCCAATGTCATCAGTCGGGTGATCGGAGGATCGCCATCCAACATTAATGGTACGGTTCAGGCGCTCAACGCGAACCTGTTCTTCATCAATCCTTCCGGGATCGTATTCGGCCCCAGCGCTTCACTGAACGTGTCCGGGTCCGCCTACTTCAGCACGGCTCAGCAATTGCGTCTGAGCGATGGCGGAATCTTCACGGCCAACACCGGACTCCTGGCCTTCGACTCGACCTTGTCGGTCGGTTCACCTGTTTCCTTCGGGTTTTTCGGCCAGGGCCCTTACGGTTCGATCGTCTTATCTTCTGCCTCGACAGTGCTCCAGACCGGGGCCGTACTCGGCTTGATGGGGGGCGGGATTCAGATCAACGGATCGAAAATCAGCGCGCAGCGAGTTATTCTAGGGAGTACGAGCTCGGCCGGCGAGATGAGTGTCCAGCCATTTGTCGGCAATCCTTTTTCCGGCGCGTCAGGAAACGGACAGGTTCAAGCCCTTCCCGGGACTCTGATTGTTGCGGGTGGCGGAGGAGTGATTCCCGCCTCTATCGATGTGACTCCGAATGTGAGCGTGCCGACAGGAGCGCAGGTCAACACGACGACGAATCCGTTGAATCAACGTGTGACGCAAATCCAGGTCGTGGGTGTGAATCTTGGCGGGCTTCCGCCTCTTCCTACAGCGAATGCGGCAAGTGTGAATACGGCTAATCCCGTCGAGCCTGTGGCGTTCTTGAATCGCGCAGCCATCGTACTTCCTCAGGAGGCTCCGGCCCCACCAGCCCCCTTATTGACCAGTCGGTGCGCGGCCCGAAAAGACGGTGCATTCAGCAGCCTTGTGCAAGCCTCGCGCGACGTTACGCCGTCGCAACCAGGTGCGTCTCTGGCGGCGCCTGTGGTGCTGGAGGAGGTCGGCAGCGAAGGCGAGCCGGGCACTCCGGCGACACAAACAGCACAGAGACTGGGTCAGTCGACGGCACAACTTATGGAATCATGGCAGGGGTGCTAGCTCCCCCAAGGAGGACGTCATGCCTACGAAGCGTAACATGGTCACTCGGCGCGGCATGAAGCGGAGGCATGGATCCGCTGGTCCCTCCGCCACGCGCGCGCTTTCCTCGCCGTTGACGATGCTGGGCGTCGGGGTGCTTGCGTTGAGCGGATTGGCCTGGCCTGTGAGCGGGATCGCGATGGAATTATTTGGCGGTTCGGGTGCGTCGTCGATCTCGCCTTCGCAAGAAATGAGACAGGGGACGACACAGTTTCAGCAGGGTGCGTTTGCCCAGGCCGCCGCGCACTGGATGAATGCTGCGCGCGGGTATGAAGAGAGTGGACAGGCAAAAGAGCAGTGCCAGGCGTTGATCAACCTCGCGCACGCGCTTCAGCAGGAAGGACAGATCCGTCGCGCGCAAGGCACGTTGCAAGCCGCGCTCAAACTCTCGGAACAGAATGGTGAGCGTGGCCTCACGGCGACGATTCTCGCTCAGCTCGGCAACACCTTTCACGTGCTCGGGAAAGACGAACCCGCCACCGAACATTTGACCAGAGCCTTGACGTTGGCACGTGAGGAGAACAAGCCTCTGTTGGTTGCCGGGGTCCTGAACGATCTGGGTAATGCTCTGACGGCCCGTCGGCAGTTTGCCGAAGCGATCGACGTCTATGCGGAAAGCCGGAGCCTTGCCATTGAGACCAAGCAGCCGGCACTGGCGGCTACGGCCCAAATCAACGGCGCGATGGCCTTGCTCCAGAACCAACAACTGAGTGAAGCGCATCGTCATTTGGATCAAGCCTGGTCGGATGTGCGGTCGCTGGGGGATGGTCAGGCGAAGACTGCCGGTCTATTGAATATCGGGCTTGGATACCAGGAATTGTTCGCCGCCACGACTGCGAAATCAGGCGTCGCCAGGAAATCGGATGCGGGGAAGGGCCGCGCGACGGAGGCGGTTGCTTCCGCCGGGCTGGGAGCCGGCCTGTTACGGCAATCGTCCGATGCCTTTATCGCGGCCGGTGAAGTGGCCGGACGCATCGGCGATGCGCGTGGACAATCGTACGCCTGGGGCTATTTGGGTGGATTGCTGGAGCAGGAGCATCGCAATCCCGAGGCGTTGGAGTATTCACGGAAGGCCACCTTCGCAGCTCAAAAGGTGAACGCGCCGGAATCGCTGTACCGTTGGCAATGGCAAACGGCGAGGCTGTTGCGTGCGGACGGCAAAGAAGAAGAAGCACTGGCCGCGTATCAGCGTGCCGTGACGCTGCTGAAGCCGATTCACTACGAATATTCCGTGGGGTATCAGGGACGGCACCACTCGTACTACGAGTCTGTTGCGCCGCTGTTTGTGGAGTATGAAGATGTCTTGTTGCGGAGAGCGGCGGCGGCGAAGACGCCCGACCAGAATGAACAGTTGCTTGTTCAGGTGAAGGATACGGTTGAGGTCTCCCATGCGGCCGAGCTGCAGGATTATTTCCAGGACGATTGTGTGACGACGGTCGCGAGTCATCGAGGCGTCGGCACGTTGGCGCCCGGCACCGCCGTGGTGTATCCGATTTCTTTCCCGGACCGGCTCGAACTGCTCCTGGAAACTGCCAATGGGCTTAAGCAGGTCAGGGTTCCTGTGGCGGGAGAGAGGCTGACGAAGGAAATTCGTTCGTTCAGGCGGCTGATCCAGGATTCCCAATCGCAGAACTACCTGTCTTCCGCGCAGACGTTGCATGGGTGGCTGGTTGCGCCTCTTCAGCAGGATTTGCAGGGAGCCGGGATTCATACGCTCGTGATGGTGGCCGACGGGTCGCTCCGGACTATTCCAATGGGGGCCTTGCATGATGGGCGGCATTATCTCGTGGATTCGCTTGCCGTGGCCGTCACGCCGAGTCTGGCGTTGACCGATCTGAGTGTTGCCCAGCGCCGAAAAGGCAGTCTGCTGTCGGTGGGCCTGACTGAATCGGTCGAGGGCCTGTCTGCTCCGCGGTACGCGGAGTCCGAAGTACAAGCCATCAGAACGCTGTATGGCGGGAAGCTGCTGATGAACAAGCAGTTCTCTGCACCGTCTCTGGAGGAAGAGATCAAGGACCAGGGAGTGGGGATCGTTCATGTGGCGTCCCACACAGTCGTCGGCACCGAGGCCAGAGATTCGTTTGTGCTGGCTCATGACGGCAAGATCACGATGGACCGGTTGTCGCAGCTGGTGGGTCTTCAGCAATACCGGCAGCAGCCCTTGGATCTGTTGACGCTCAGCTCCTGCGAGATTGCTGCCGAGGACGATCGTGCGGCGCTCGGGTTGAGTGGTGTGGCCGTCAAGACAGGGGCGCGGACGGCTTTGGCGAGTTTGTGGACGTCGGATGATGAAACGACCACGGAACTCGTGTCGGAATTCTACAGGCAATTGCAGGATCCCGCGCTGTCAAAGGCCGTTGCGTTGCAACGGGCCCAGCAAAAGATTCTTTCCCAGCGCGGTCACACGCACCCCAGCTTCTGGGCGGCCTTCCTCTTGATCAACAATTGGATGTGATCGGGGCAGGATTCAAGGGCCTCTCGTCAAAACGATAACAAGCCATCGATCCTGTATCGATGGCTTGTTCATTGGCGCGAATCAGGAGTGAGGAGAGCGCTGCCGGAGACGGCACACGGCCCTGGGGGAGAGGGGGAAAGGCTAGAGCTTTTTCCCGGTCATGATTTCGTAGGCTTCCTCGATCGTCCCCACTTCACGCACCAACACATTCGATTCGAGGTTCAGGCTGACTCGATTGACTCGCGGGGCATAAAACTGCCCTCGCGGCACCAGCAGTACGTGGTAGCCAGCCCTCGCCGCCGCCGTCGTTTTTTCAGCCACCTGCGCGACTTGTCCGATCCGGCCATCGCCTTCCAGCGTACCGGTGATCGTAATGTCCTGTTTCAGGTGGTCACCTTTCAGCAGGGCGAGGAAACCGATGGCCAGGGCGGCTTCTGCGGTCGCTCCCTCCGCGTTCAATGGCCCGGAAAATGTCGCATAGAGGGACAAGGTTCCGGTCGGACGGACGGATGGAGCCAGGCGTTCGACGGCAAAGCGAAAGGCCCGCTGAATGGAACTCATCCCGGTCCCTCTGACAGGAACATGACTCCGCCCCCACCGCAATGACAATGGATCCGGTTGGCTTCCTTCATCCCATTTCATCACAAATGTCGGGAAGCCGACTTGGTCGTCAGTGTAGGTGGCGATGGAGATGGGGACTGTGAGGGTTCGACTTGCAGAGGCAGCAGAGGGAAGCAATGAAAGCAGGGCAGTCAGGGAGAGGATGACTCCCGCAACCATGCCTGAAAATGTGCCGCTTCTGGGACATGTTGTTCGCGCGCGCATGAATTAAGTCTAGATGAGGATGCTCGATTGTCAAATCGACCCGGCGCCGTCATTGTGTGCAGTGAGAGCGTGCGGGAATGAGTGGGGTAAGTATCCGAAAACACTCATCTCTTTTTCTGAATTCTAGAATTACCTACTGAAATGCGTGAGGGGGCGGGTCATCCGGACCCATGATGCCTCTTGCCTCAGGCGCGTGATATTCTTGCGTCTTGCTCATCCGCTCGCCCGGGCATGTATGGCAGTCGGTGCTGCGTGGAGAACAGAACGTATGGCCGTGCAGGGACCGATTGTGATCACCGGAGCGTCCTCCGGAATTGGTGCGGCGTGCGCGCGGTATCTCGATGCGTTGGGGTTCACTGTATGGGCGGGTGTCCGGAGCACGCAGGACGGGGAGGCGCTGACACGTCTGACCTCCTCACGACTTCGTGTGTTGATGCTGGACGTGACGGATCCGGCGTCGATCGAGGCGGCCCGCAAGACGTTGGCCGAGGCTACGCGTGACACGGGACTGGCGGGTCTCGTGAACAATGCCGGTATTTCCGTCGCCGGCCCCCTGGAACTCCTGCCTCTCTCAGAGGTGCGAACTCAGTTTGAAGTGAATGTGATCGGCGTCCTTGCGGTGACCCAAGCACTGCTCCCATTGCTGCGGCTGGTGCGCGGGCGGATCGTCAACATCAGTTCGATCGCCGGCCTTGCGGCCACGCCGTTTCTCGGCGCCTACTGCAGCTCGAAGTTTGCGTTGGAGGCGATGAGCGATGCGCTACGGCTCGAATTGGCGCCGTGGGGCATCTCGGTGTCGCTGGTCGAGCCTGGTGCGATCCAGTCGCAGATATGGCAACGGGCTACGATGTCGGCCACGCGCACCCTCGGCGGTGTCGAGCCGGAGGCACTCGCTCTGTATGCTCAGCCGTTGTCCCGGATGCAGGAGGTGATGGCCGCCGCCGCCGCGCGCGCGATTCCGGCCGAGGTGGTGGCACGGGTGGTGGCCGACGCATTGATCGCCGCGCGACCACGTGCGCGTTATCTGGTCGGCAAGGATGCGCGATTCAGAGCCATGCTGAAATGGATCTTGCCCGATCGCGCTCAAGATCGCCTGTTGGCCTGGTTTCTAGGATTGCCCCACCGGGGCTAGATGGAGTAAGTCAGACGGAATATCGAGTGCGGCGGGGGAAGAACGGGTTATGCCTGAAGCAGGATTGGTGCGATCAGCGGGAGGCGTGGTGTTCCGGCAACAGGATGTGTTGCTGATCCGTGTGTCCGATATCAAGGGGCGTCCCGTCTGGTCGTTCCCCAAGGGCCGGCTCGACGCCGGGGAAACGCCTGCGCAGGCTGCGTTGCGTGAGGTGTTGGAAGAAACCGGATGGTGCTGTCGAATCGAGGCGGACCTCTCCACGACCGAATATTGGTTTCAGCGGGAGGGGCGGCGGTTCCGCAAGACGGTCGTGTGGTTCAAGATGTCGGCGCTTGAAGAGGCGGGAGTCCCCGACGGAGAGGTCGAGGAGGTGCAGTGGGTCGATCGCGAAGTAGCACTCGGCCGTCTGACGTATCCATCGGACGTGGCGTTGTTGTCTCAAGCGCTTTCCCAGGGGCCTTCCTCCCGATAGCCGCAATGGTCTGCGTGCGAGACGGGTGTGAGATGCGATCGCTTGAAATGACTCGGGTGTTTCGGTCAGCCTGAGCCCACCTGTCTGCCTTGACATGGCCGGCCCCCTTTACTAGACTCGCCACGAGAGTGACTTTGTGCCTCGCCTTGCAAGGCAGTGCTCTGCAGAGACGCGCCTTCCCTCACGAGCCGTTTTCTCCGGACGAACGTCAACCAGTGGCGCGTTGATCCGTATTCCCCCATCGTTCACCCGAGGGCCCGCCTGTGTATAGTCTGGCTCGCTTTTCCCTGTTGGAAATGACCGAATGCTCTGCCGTGTTGCGTCAGCTTGGCGAGCAATCGAGTTCGCTTCAGGATGCCGCATCGCGAGCGGTGGACTATCTGTTCCGCACCCTCGGCAATCCCGACACAGGCGCTCGCGACTGTGTCCTGGTTCGCTGCTTCAAGACCGTTTCCTACAACCGGTTGAATCCGATGACCCAGCAGAGGGTTCGGGAACAGCTCGGGGGCATCGCTCCGTTCCCCGACCTCAAGTGTTTCACGCTCATGGCCACGGCCGGTGAGGAGGCGGAGTGGAATCAAGTCGAGCGTTCCCATCGCTACCGGGCGATTCCGATGGTCAGCGCCGATTTCGTCAAACAGTTTCCGATGTTTTCCCAGCTGTTGCACCAGTTCGGCCTTTCCTCCAGCTTTGATGTGGCTCCGGAGGGGGAGTGGTTAGTGGATCTGGAGGAGAAGACGTACAACGTATTTTATGTGCCGGACGCGGTGGGGAGCCCCTATGTGCCGGTGCAGGAAGGGTTTGTGCTGAAGTACGGGGTGAAATCGGTGTTGTGTTTCGGTGGGATGTTACCGTCCCGAGATCTCTTCGTCGTGGTTTTATTTTCCAGAACACCGGTGCCCCGTGACACGGCAGCCTTGTGCAAGTCGCTCGCCCTCAGCCTGAAAACGTCGTTGCTGGCTTGCGACGAGACCGTTCCCTTGGAGGCCGGTGTCGATGCGCACTCGTCGTCGGCTCCGGTGTTCGGCGCACCGGAGCAAGGGGCCGGCCTCCGGCATCAGTCCCGCTTGGCGGTGGCCGAACAATTGCTACGGGTCTATGAAAATGCGGTCCGGACGCAATCGGCGGGAATTGCGCAGGCGAAACAGGCCCTTTGGGAGCGCGCTAATGCGCTTGAGCGATCTGAACAGGCGTTGAGTGAGCAAACCAGGATCGTGAACTCCGTCCTGCGGAGTATGGGCGACGGGGTTGTGGTGACCGATGCCGAGGGGCAGCTGGTCGTTGCCAATCCGGCGGTGGAAAGTATTCTGGGCTTTTCGCCCTTTGACATTCCTCTGACGGCATGGGCTGAACGGTATGAGTTTTTTCATGCGGACACGGTGACACCGTTCGGGCAGGATGAGTGGCCGCTGGCGCGCGCGCTGCGAGGCGAAAAAATCGACTGGCTCGAAGTCTACCTACGGGCCTCGCAGGGTATGCCGGGCCGCTGGATCAGCATCAATGCCAGGCCGATCAAGGATGAGGCCGGTGTGCTCTCCGGGACCGTGGTGGTGTTTCACGACATTACGTGGCTCAAGCGGGCGCAGGATGCCTTGTTTGAATCGGAATATCGATTCCGGAGTTTGGTGGAAGGGGCGCGCGATATCATCTTCACGCTCTCGGCGGACATCACGATTACCTCGCTCAACCCGGCTTTTGAGACGGTGACCAACTGGTCGCGTTCGCAATGGATGGGGGAGCCGCTCGTTGCCCTGCTGCATCCCGATGACGCGGGTTTCTGTCAGGATGTGTTGCAGGCGATTCTTGAACGCGGGGCGCCGCTGACCTGTTCGATGCAGATCAGCACGAAGCAGGGCGGGTACGTCACTGGAGAGTTTGTCGGGACTCCGCAAATGCGACAGGGCCGTGTCATCGGGGTCTTGGGCATCATTCGTGATGTGACCGAACGCCGCCGGATCGAGGATGCGCTTCGCGTCAGCGAGGAGCGGTTGCGCTCCATTGTGCAGTCGACGAAAGACGCCATCGTATTGGTCAATGCGCTCATGAAAGTGGCGTTCTGGAACAAGGGTGCTGAAGCGACCTTCGGCTATTCGGCCGAGGAAATCATCGGTCAGCCTGTGACGATGATCATCCCCGAGCGGTACCATGAGGAATTGGAACGGAATGTTCAGCGGGTTCGATTGTTTGAACGGGTGCAGCTGACGAGCAGGACGCTGGAACTCTTCGGCCGTCGGAAAGACGGCGGCGAATTTCCCCTCGAGCTGAGTGTGACCTCCTGGAAGGGGAAATCGGATCTCTTTTTTACGATCATCATGCGCGATATCAGTGAGCGGCGATCGGCGGAAGAGGAACTGGATCGCCTGCATCATCACAACCAAGTCGTTCTCAATTCAGCCGGGGAGGGCATTTACGGGATCGATCGGGACGGGCGGCTGACGTTCGTCAATCCGGCGGCGGCGAAAATGTTCGGCTGGGAGGCGGAGGCATTGATCGGCCAGCCCTTTTCTACGTTGGTTCACCGTCCCGACTTCCGTGAGGGAGCTTCCGGTGAACGCCTCAGTCCCATTGTGGAGACCATTCAGGGCGGGGAGATTCGGGAGGAGGCGGACAGCCGGTTCTGGCGAAGAGACGGAACCAGTTTTCCGGTGGAGTATGTGAGTACGCCGATTCGGGAGCGGGGGGACATCGTCGGGGCGGTCGTCGTATTCAAGGATACGACGGATCGGAAAAGGGCTGAGGAGCAGTTGCAGGACTCATTGCGTCGCCTGCGCAAACTGTCGGGGCGGATGGAGGGGATTCGAGAAGAGGAACGCGGGCGAATTGCACGTGAGTTGCATGATGAATTGGGCGTCGGCCTGACCTGTCTGAAGATCGATCTGTCCCGCCTGGGTGGATTGCTGGGGGAGCGGTTGGAGCCCCGGGATCGCGCAAAGGTCGACGAAAAAATTCGAGGCATGAAGGAGCAGGTGGATAGTACCATCACCTCTGTGCAACGTATCGTGGCGGAGTTGCGCCCCGGCGTGCTCGACGATCTTGGCCTGGTCGCGGCCATCGAATGGCAGTGTCGCGATTTCCAACGCCGCACCGGCGTTGCCTGTCACTGCACCGTCAGTCATGAAGATTTGCGGGTGGACCCGGAACATGCCACCGCGGTTTTTCGGATTTGCCAGGAGGCGCTGACCAACGTGACCCGTCATGCTCAGGCCACGGAGGTTCACGTGCGCTTGGAAGACCAGGGCGGGGGGTTGCTGTTACAGGTCAGCGACAACGGTCGTGGCATTCCATCCGATCGCCTTGCGGATGCCAGGTCGTTCGGCCTGCTGGGGATGCGGGAGCGCGCCGGGCTGCTCGGCGGGGATGTACAGATCGAGACGAAGGAGGGCAGCGGGACGACGATCGCGCTGCAGCTGCCTCGGTAAGACGGAGG from Nitrospira sp. ND1 includes the following:
- a CDS encoding PAS domain S-box protein; this encodes MYSLARFSLLEMTECSAVLRQLGEQSSSLQDAASRAVDYLFRTLGNPDTGARDCVLVRCFKTVSYNRLNPMTQQRVREQLGGIAPFPDLKCFTLMATAGEEAEWNQVERSHRYRAIPMVSADFVKQFPMFSQLLHQFGLSSSFDVAPEGEWLVDLEEKTYNVFYVPDAVGSPYVPVQEGFVLKYGVKSVLCFGGMLPSRDLFVVVLFSRTPVPRDTAALCKSLALSLKTSLLACDETVPLEAGVDAHSSSAPVFGAPEQGAGLRHQSRLAVAEQLLRVYENAVRTQSAGIAQAKQALWERANALERSEQALSEQTRIVNSVLRSMGDGVVVTDAEGQLVVANPAVESILGFSPFDIPLTAWAERYEFFHADTVTPFGQDEWPLARALRGEKIDWLEVYLRASQGMPGRWISINARPIKDEAGVLSGTVVVFHDITWLKRAQDALFESEYRFRSLVEGARDIIFTLSADITITSLNPAFETVTNWSRSQWMGEPLVALLHPDDAGFCQDVLQAILERGAPLTCSMQISTKQGGYVTGEFVGTPQMRQGRVIGVLGIIRDVTERRRIEDALRVSEERLRSIVQSTKDAIVLVNALMKVAFWNKGAEATFGYSAEEIIGQPVTMIIPERYHEELERNVQRVRLFERVQLTSRTLELFGRRKDGGEFPLELSVTSWKGKSDLFFTIIMRDISERRSAEEELDRLHHHNQVVLNSAGEGIYGIDRDGRLTFVNPAAAKMFGWEAEALIGQPFSTLVHRPDFREGASGERLSPIVETIQGGEIREEADSRFWRRDGTSFPVEYVSTPIRERGDIVGAVVVFKDTTDRKRAEEQLQDSLRRLRKLSGRMEGIREEERGRIARELHDELGVGLTCLKIDLSRLGGLLGERLEPRDRAKVDEKIRGMKEQVDSTITSVQRIVAELRPGVLDDLGLVAAIEWQCRDFQRRTGVACHCTVSHEDLRVDPEHATAVFRICQEALTNVTRHAQATEVHVRLEDQGGGLLLQVSDNGRGIPSDRLADARSFGLLGMRERAGLLGGDVQIETKEGSGTTIALQLPR